The Lutibacter sp. Hel_I_33_5 genome has a window encoding:
- a CDS encoding nuclear transport factor 2 family protein, with translation MKKVILLFFFFGMFFACKQKNSTTVVNPTEIKKTINTVLDDWHKAASEANYENYFRVLDSNSVYIGTDASENWTKAQFSEFSKPYFDKGKAWSFTALERNIYINKTNNTVWFDELLNTWMGTCRGSGVLEKTNTEWKIKHYVLSITIPNDDVKEIINIKKEKDSIFLNNYSNTKK, from the coding sequence ATGAAAAAAGTGATCTTACTTTTTTTCTTTTTTGGAATGTTTTTTGCTTGTAAACAGAAGAACAGTACTACAGTTGTTAATCCAACAGAAATTAAAAAAACAATTAATACTGTACTAGACGATTGGCATAAAGCTGCATCTGAAGCAAATTATGAAAATTATTTTAGGGTATTAGACAGTAATTCTGTTTATATAGGTACAGATGCATCTGAAAATTGGACCAAGGCACAATTTTCTGAATTTAGTAAACCCTATTTTGATAAAGGAAAAGCTTGGAGTTTTACAGCTTTAGAAAGAAATATTTATATTAATAAGACCAACAACACTGTTTGGTTTGACGAATTGCTAAACACTTGGATGGGAACCTGTAGAGGATCTGGTGTTTTAGAAAAAACAAATACCGAATGGAAAATAAAACATTATGTACTATCAATTACAATACCTAACGATGATGTAAAAGAAATCATTAACATAAAAAAAGAAAAAGATTCAATATTTTTAAATAATTATTCAAATACAAAAAAATAA
- a CDS encoding NAD-dependent epimerase/dehydratase family protein has protein sequence MKNNILILGASGQIGTELTQKLRVLYGDNHVIASDIKKGNSTVLNTGPFEILDATDKESILRIVKKYKINQVYLMAAMLSATAEKLPQKAWNLNISSLLAVLDLAKEKHIQQVFWPSSMAVFGTTSPKINTPQQTIMEPSTVYGISKVAGEHWCNYYHENYGVDVRSIRYPGIISWKTKPGGGTTDYAVDVYFDALEKGNYECFLSENTQLPMMYMDDAIKATVQIMQAEESNINIRTSYNLSAISFTPQEIALEIKKHIPNFKISYNPDFRQKIADSWPNSIDDSFARKDWDWKHDFDLSSMTKDIIRNLKANKNMFFKAV, from the coding sequence TTGAAAAACAATATTCTTATTCTAGGTGCTAGCGGTCAAATTGGAACCGAATTAACTCAAAAATTAAGAGTTTTATATGGGGATAATCATGTAATCGCATCAGACATTAAAAAAGGAAATAGTACTGTATTAAATACTGGACCATTTGAAATTTTAGACGCAACTGATAAAGAATCAATTTTAAGAATTGTAAAAAAATATAAGATAAATCAAGTGTATTTAATGGCGGCAATGTTGTCTGCAACTGCAGAAAAACTCCCGCAAAAAGCTTGGAATCTTAACATAAGTTCTTTGCTTGCTGTTTTAGATTTAGCAAAAGAAAAACATATTCAACAAGTATTTTGGCCTAGTTCTATGGCTGTTTTCGGGACTACTTCTCCTAAAATTAATACACCACAACAAACCATAATGGAACCTTCTACCGTGTATGGAATTAGTAAAGTTGCTGGCGAGCATTGGTGTAATTATTACCATGAAAATTATGGAGTTGATGTAAGAAGCATTCGTTATCCAGGAATTATTAGTTGGAAAACAAAACCAGGAGGAGGTACCACAGATTATGCAGTTGACGTCTATTTTGATGCACTTGAAAAAGGTAATTATGAATGTTTTTTATCTGAAAACACACAACTTCCTATGATGTATATGGATGATGCAATTAAAGCAACAGTTCAAATAATGCAAGCAGAAGAATCAAACATTAACATTAGAACATCTTATAATTTATCTGCGATAAGTTTTACACCTCAAGAAATTGCTTTAGAAATAAAAAAACACATTCCAAATTTTAAAATTAGTTATAACCCAGATTTTAGACAAAAAATTGCTGATTCTTGGCCAAATTCTATTGATGATTCTTTTGCAAGAAAAGATTGGGATTGGAAGCATGACTTTGATTTATCATCTATGACAAAAGATATTATTAGAAATCTTAAGGCTAATAAAAACATGTTTTTTAAAGCAGTGTAA
- a CDS encoding thioredoxin family protein, with product MSKHIQKSLDKTYTYQEYRDLVASLVTEGKSTGPNQSEALSNYSMLNDKRMKRLDKTIKLSENTISKAKKVDDKQTWIVLTESWCGDAAQTMPVINKIANENEHIEFKVALRDENLELMDEFLTNGGRSIPKLIVLDSGNNVVNSWGPRPAIATKMVADYKAEHGSLDPQFKQDLQVWYNKDKGKSTQEDFLSLLQ from the coding sequence ATGAGTAAACATATTCAAAAAAGCTTAGACAAAACATATACCTATCAAGAATATAGAGATTTGGTAGCAAGTTTAGTTACAGAAGGGAAGTCTACTGGTCCAAATCAATCGGAAGCATTATCAAATTATAGTATGCTAAATGATAAACGTATGAAACGTTTAGATAAAACTATTAAGTTGTCTGAAAATACTATTTCGAAAGCTAAAAAAGTTGATGATAAACAAACGTGGATTGTATTAACAGAAAGCTGGTGTGGTGATGCTGCCCAAACAATGCCTGTTATTAATAAAATAGCGAACGAAAACGAACATATTGAGTTTAAAGTAGCTTTACGTGATGAAAATCTAGAGTTAATGGATGAGTTTTTAACGAATGGAGGAAGGTCAATTCCGAAGTTAATAGTTTTAGATTCAGGAAATAATGTAGTTAATTCTTGGGGGCCAAGACCAGCGATTGCAACAAAAATGGTTGCAGATTATAAGGCAGAACATGGAAGTTTAGATCCTCAGTTTAAACAAGACTTACAAGTTTGGTATAATAAAGACAAAGGTAAAAGTACGCAAGAAGACTTTTTAAGTCTTTTGCAATAA
- a CDS encoding ABC transporter ATPase translates to MFVDFNSLPENAKVWIYPSSRKFYPNEITAMEEKLKNFIETWKKEDENFKATYQFLYNRFIVFIADVEGSSLTNTDIDASVSFILELQETYDVQLLDKMNVCFKQGEYVQYKDLKDFKKLLKNKAVTAKTIVFDNLITTKQDFENYWEVSIEESWYNRYLPSKKK, encoded by the coding sequence ATGTTTGTAGATTTTAATAGTTTGCCTGAAAATGCTAAAGTTTGGATTTATCCATCTAGTAGAAAGTTTTATCCTAATGAAATTACTGCCATGGAAGAGAAGCTTAAAAACTTTATTGAAACGTGGAAAAAAGAGGATGAAAACTTTAAAGCAACTTATCAATTTTTATATAATCGATTTATAGTTTTTATAGCAGATGTTGAAGGTTCTTCATTAACAAATACAGATATTGATGCATCAGTTTCTTTTATTTTAGAGCTACAGGAAACGTATGATGTACAACTTTTAGATAAGATGAATGTTTGTTTTAAGCAAGGTGAATATGTTCAGTATAAAGATTTAAAAGATTTTAAAAAACTATTAAAAAACAAAGCAGTGACAGCTAAAACAATAGTTTTTGATAATTTGATTACGACAAAACAAGATTTTGAAAATTATTGGGAAGTATCAATTGAAGAAAGTTGGTACAATAGGTATTTACCTTCTAAAAAAAAGTAA
- the truB gene encoding tRNA pseudouridine(55) synthase TruB, which translates to MTGEDYKNGQVLLIDKPLEWTSFQVVNKLRWHIRQRFDIKKIKVGHAGTLDPLATGLLIICTGKQTKQINEYQGQIKEYTGTFTLGATTPSYDLETEVDQTFPTEHISKELLNETTKQFIGKIQQKPPIFSAIKKDGKRLYELARKGETTEIKSREVEISVFEITKIDLPKVDFRVICSKGTYIRSLAFDYGKALSSGAHLSTLRRTKIGDYDVKKAISIENFIKDLEVE; encoded by the coding sequence ATGACTGGAGAAGATTACAAAAACGGTCAAGTATTACTGATAGACAAACCACTTGAATGGACTTCTTTTCAGGTTGTAAATAAATTACGCTGGCATATTAGACAACGCTTTGATATAAAAAAAATTAAGGTTGGTCATGCCGGAACGTTAGATCCATTAGCTACTGGGTTATTAATTATTTGCACAGGTAAACAGACAAAACAAATTAATGAATACCAAGGTCAAATAAAAGAATATACTGGAACGTTCACTTTAGGGGCAACTACACCTAGTTATGATTTGGAAACTGAAGTTGACCAAACATTTCCTACAGAACATATTTCTAAAGAACTGCTAAACGAAACCACAAAACAATTTATTGGTAAAATTCAGCAAAAACCACCTATTTTTTCAGCAATAAAAAAAGATGGAAAACGGCTGTACGAATTAGCTAGAAAAGGAGAAACAACTGAGATAAAATCTCGGGAAGTAGAAATTTCTGTTTTTGAAATTACGAAAATAGATTTACCAAAAGTAGATTTTCGAGTAATATGTAGCAAAGGAACTTACATTAGATCTTTGGCTTTTGATTACGGTAAAGCACTTAGTTCTGGTGCACATTTATCAACTTTAAGAAGAACAAAAATTGGTGACTATGATGTTAAAAAAGCAATATCAATAGAAAATTTTATTAAAGATTTAGAAGTGGAATAG
- a CDS encoding undecaprenyl-diphosphate phosphatase — MDTLEAIVLGIIQGLTEFLPVSSSGHLELAKAILGDTSVPEESLTFTVVLHAATALSTLVIFRKEVAEIFKGLFQFKWNDEAKFSVKIIISMIPAVIVGLLFEEQLESFFGGKILLVGLMLLVTAILLLLADKAKNTTKEVSFKNALIVGISQAIAMLPGISRSGATISTSVLLGIDRTKAAKFSFLMVVPLIFGKVAKDLLGGDINFDSSEVIPLSAGFIAAFVAGLLACKWMIALVKNSKLIYFSIYCAIVGIIAIGYSLMQ; from the coding sequence ATGGATACTTTAGAAGCCATTGTTCTTGGAATCATCCAAGGATTAACAGAATTTTTACCAGTTTCTTCTAGCGGACATTTAGAATTAGCAAAAGCTATTTTAGGCGATACTTCTGTACCCGAAGAAAGCTTGACATTTACTGTAGTTTTACACGCCGCAACCGCATTAAGCACCTTAGTAATTTTCAGAAAAGAAGTTGCAGAAATATTTAAAGGATTGTTTCAATTCAAATGGAATGATGAAGCTAAATTCTCAGTAAAAATTATCATTTCAATGATTCCCGCTGTAATTGTTGGTTTATTATTTGAAGAACAATTAGAATCTTTTTTTGGAGGGAAAATATTATTAGTAGGTTTAATGCTTTTAGTAACAGCCATTTTACTTTTATTAGCCGATAAAGCTAAAAATACCACAAAAGAAGTTTCATTTAAAAATGCTTTGATTGTAGGAATTTCTCAAGCAATTGCCATGTTACCAGGAATATCACGTTCTGGAGCAACAATTTCAACCTCAGTATTACTAGGAATTGATAGAACAAAAGCCGCAAAATTTTCATTTTTAATGGTTGTACCATTAATTTTTGGTAAAGTTGCTAAAGATCTTTTAGGAGGTGATATTAATTTTGATAGTTCAGAAGTTATTCCACTTTCAGCGGGATTTATTGCTGCATTTGTTGCAGGTTTATTAGCTTGTAAATGGATGATTGCATTAGTAAAAAATAGTAAATTAATTTACTTTTCTATTTACTGCGCTATTGTAGGAATTATTGCAATTGGTTATTCTTTGATGCAATAA
- a CDS encoding DUF3098 domain-containing protein — translation MSSKKKNTKPEFLFGKKNYLFMIIGIAVIALGFILMAGGGSDNPNVFNEEIYNWRRIRLAPTLVIIGLGIEIYAILLNPNK, via the coding sequence ATGAGTTCAAAGAAAAAAAATACAAAACCTGAGTTTCTTTTTGGAAAAAAGAACTACCTATTTATGATTATCGGTATTGCTGTAATTGCCTTAGGTTTTATCTTAATGGCAGGAGGTGGAAGCGATAATCCAAATGTTTTTAACGAAGAAATTTATAATTGGCGAAGAATCCGTTTAGCGCCAACACTTGTTATTATTGGGTTAGGAATTGAGATTTATGCTATTTTATTAAATCCTAACAAATAA
- a CDS encoding ABC transporter permease, whose protein sequence is MASSFDSYQKRRLQSSYVSVVISIALVLFMVGVLGLVVLKSTKVANHFKEKVAMTLFLKDDVTKKQLEGFRASLIKEPFTKKVIYITKKEAAKAYSKDIGEDFLKFLGKNPLKNGIDIYINADFVTPKKMTELENEFSKNAFVSEVSYDKPLIQLLTKNIKRISFWLLVLSGFFGLVAIILINSSIRLSIYSKRFNIKTMQMVGATKRFIRKPFIWQSIKLGFLGAFVALLSLAGLIYYVDAYLPALDLIKDYITLGYLVGGVLIAAFIITWLSTYFATQRFLNLQTDELYY, encoded by the coding sequence ATGGCATCATCTTTTGATTCTTATCAAAAACGCAGATTACAATCGTCTTATGTGTCGGTGGTAATTAGTATTGCCTTAGTTTTATTTATGGTTGGTGTTTTAGGTTTAGTCGTATTAAAATCGACCAAAGTCGCCAATCATTTTAAAGAAAAAGTAGCTATGACATTGTTTTTAAAAGATGATGTTACCAAAAAACAACTAGAGGGATTTAGAGCATCTTTAATAAAAGAGCCTTTCACAAAAAAAGTAATTTACATTACCAAAAAAGAAGCCGCTAAAGCATATTCTAAAGATATTGGCGAAGACTTTTTGAAGTTTCTAGGAAAAAATCCACTTAAAAATGGCATCGATATTTATATAAATGCAGATTTTGTGACACCAAAAAAAATGACTGAATTGGAAAATGAGTTCAGTAAAAACGCTTTTGTTTCGGAAGTCTCTTATGATAAACCACTAATACAATTATTAACTAAAAACATTAAACGAATCAGTTTTTGGTTATTAGTATTAAGTGGCTTTTTTGGTTTAGTTGCCATTATTTTAATCAATAGTTCAATAAGACTGTCAATTTATTCAAAAAGATTTAATATAAAAACCATGCAAATGGTTGGAGCAACTAAACGCTTCATTAGAAAACCTTTTATTTGGCAAAGTATAAAGCTAGGTTTTTTAGGTGCTTTTGTAGCTTTATTAAGTTTAGCAGGCTTAATTTATTATGTAGATGCATATTTGCCAGCTTTAGATTTAATTAAAGATTATATCACTTTAGGATATTTGGTTGGTGGCGTATTAATTGCAGCTTTTATTATTACCTGGCTAAGCACTTATTTTGCTACACAACGATTTTTAAATTTACAAACAGACGAATTATATTATTAA
- the mce gene encoding methylmalonyl-CoA epimerase: MKKIEHIGIAVKDLEKSNQLFASLFGKPHYKIEEVLSEGVKTSFFKNGPNKIELLEATNPNSPIAKFIEKKGEGIHHIAFTVTDIKKEIKRLKKEGFTVLNDTPKKGADNKLVTFLHPKSTNGVLIELCQEIE; this comes from the coding sequence ATAAAAAAAATAGAACACATTGGTATTGCTGTAAAAGATTTAGAAAAATCTAATCAATTATTTGCTTCGCTGTTTGGAAAACCTCATTACAAAATTGAAGAGGTACTTTCTGAAGGTGTTAAAACATCATTCTTTAAAAATGGTCCTAATAAAATTGAATTATTAGAAGCCACCAATCCAAATAGTCCTATTGCAAAATTCATCGAAAAAAAAGGGGAAGGAATTCATCATATTGCTTTTACAGTGACTGATATTAAAAAAGAAATCAAACGACTTAAGAAAGAAGGATTTACCGTATTAAATGACACTCCAAAAAAAGGAGCAGACAATAAATTAGTCACTTTTTTACACCCAAAATCTACCAATGGAGTTTTAATAGAGCTATGTCAAGAAATTGAATAG
- the rbfA gene encoding 30S ribosome-binding factor RbfA, with translation MEETNRQRKIAGVLQKDLVDVLQKAAQDGMKGILISVSKVFVTSDLGIAKVYLSVFPSDKREELLKGVQSNTQLIRYEMAKRTRNQLRRMPELLFFGDDSLDYIEEIDKSLKGNDADPIKNPDVLPRRQKR, from the coding sequence ATGGAAGAAACCAATAGGCAAAGAAAGATAGCGGGTGTGTTGCAAAAAGATCTAGTAGATGTTTTGCAAAAAGCAGCGCAAGATGGAATGAAAGGAATTTTAATTTCTGTTTCTAAAGTTTTTGTTACTTCAGATTTAGGAATAGCAAAAGTGTATCTAAGTGTTTTTCCTTCAGATAAAAGAGAGGAGTTATTAAAAGGCGTACAATCTAATACACAGTTAATTCGTTATGAAATGGCAAAACGTACTAGAAATCAACTACGTAGAATGCCAGAATTACTATTTTTTGGAGATGATTCTTTAGATTATATAGAAGAAATTGACAAGTCTTTAAAAGGGAATGATGCAGACCCAATAAAAAATCCTGATGTACTTCCAAGACGTCAAAAAAGATAA
- a CDS encoding ABC transporter permease — translation MNIITIIASFGVIIGSLALFIILSGFSGLRTFSNTLLNVSDPDIKISAVKGKTFLYTDKIQQVLKKDADIKSFSKVIEERAFLKFKEKEEIAFIKGVDSNYNKITGIDSTLYLGNWLDTDYKNTAVVGYGISYKLSTGVLNLNENLEVYVPKKGKGLLNPANAFNRINLQITGIYSGNEDFVNKFVFVDISKATELLKLKKNELTGIELKLKNNDDASTIAEKLQNKFGTHLKVETRAELNALYFRVMNTENFVVYLIFTLIVIIALFNVIGAIIMMIIDKKRNLKTLFNLGTTLKELKKIFVLQGFLLTLFGMLIGLSIGVALVFLQKQFGWFMITQTLPYPVELQLKNVLIVIVTITVLGFIASKIASSRISKEFIDK, via the coding sequence ATAAATATTATCACAATAATTGCTTCTTTTGGAGTTATTATAGGTTCTCTCGCTTTATTTATCATCCTTTCAGGTTTTTCTGGATTACGTACTTTTAGCAATACGTTGTTAAACGTTTCCGATCCAGATATTAAGATTTCGGCAGTAAAAGGGAAAACTTTTTTGTATACGGATAAGATCCAGCAAGTCTTAAAAAAAGATGCTGATATTAAATCATTTTCTAAAGTAATTGAAGAACGTGCATTTTTAAAATTTAAAGAAAAAGAAGAGATTGCTTTTATTAAAGGGGTAGATTCAAATTACAATAAAATTACGGGTATAGATTCTACCTTATATTTAGGTAATTGGTTAGATACTGACTATAAAAACACTGCGGTAGTGGGATATGGGATATCCTATAAGCTTTCTACGGGAGTTTTAAATCTCAATGAAAATTTAGAAGTTTATGTTCCTAAAAAAGGTAAAGGTTTATTAAACCCAGCAAATGCTTTTAATAGAATTAATTTACAGATAACAGGTATTTATTCTGGTAACGAAGACTTTGTTAATAAATTTGTTTTTGTCGATATTTCTAAAGCAACTGAATTATTGAAGTTGAAAAAAAATGAATTAACTGGGATAGAACTCAAGCTAAAGAATAATGACGATGCAAGTACAATTGCAGAAAAGTTACAGAATAAATTTGGAACTCATTTAAAAGTCGAAACAAGAGCAGAGTTGAATGCGCTTTACTTTAGAGTGATGAATACAGAGAATTTTGTAGTGTATTTAATTTTCACGTTGATTGTGATTATTGCATTATTTAATGTGATTGGAGCCATCATTATGATGATAATTGATAAAAAACGAAACCTTAAAACTTTGTTTAATTTAGGAACAACATTAAAAGAGTTAAAAAAGATATTTGTACTTCAAGGATTTTTATTGACTCTTTTTGGAATGTTAATTGGATTAAGTATTGGTGTAGCTTTAGTATTTCTCCAAAAACAATTTGGATGGTTTATGATTACACAAACACTTCCTTATCCTGTAGAATTACAATTAAAAAATGTATTAATAGTTATTGTTACTATTACTGTTTTAGGGTTTATCGCTTCAAAAATTGCAAGCAGTAGAATTTCTAAAGAATTTATTGATAAATAA
- the dusB gene encoding tRNA dihydrouridine synthase DusB has translation MVKIGNIELPDFPLLLAPMEDVSDPPFRALCKENGADVVYTEFISSEGLIRDAAKSVIKLDIYEKERPVGIQIFGANLDSMLKTIEIVEKSKPDIIDINFGCPVKKVVSKGAGAGILKDIDLMVSLTEAMVKHTDLPITVKTRLGWDHDSIRIIEVAERLQDVGCKAIAIHGRTRAQMYKGNADWKPIAEVKNNQRMHIPVFGNGDITTPEKAMEMRDIYGLDGAMIGRASIGYPWFFNEVKHFFETGEYLPKPTIAQRTEMARRHLQMSIDWKGERLGVVETRRHYTNYFKGIPHFKEHRLKMVTSDDPKDVFAAFNEVEEKFGNTIIPQI, from the coding sequence GTGGTAAAAATAGGCAACATAGAACTTCCCGATTTTCCGCTTTTATTAGCGCCTATGGAAGATGTTTCTGATCCTCCATTTAGAGCATTATGCAAAGAAAATGGTGCTGATGTTGTGTACACTGAATTTATTTCTTCAGAAGGATTAATTCGTGATGCGGCTAAAAGCGTTATCAAACTAGATATTTACGAAAAAGAACGCCCTGTTGGAATTCAAATTTTTGGTGCCAATTTAGATTCGATGTTAAAAACAATCGAAATTGTAGAGAAATCTAAACCCGACATTATTGACATCAACTTTGGTTGTCCTGTAAAAAAAGTAGTATCTAAAGGTGCTGGCGCAGGAATTTTAAAAGACATCGATTTAATGGTTTCTCTAACAGAAGCTATGGTAAAACATACAGATTTACCTATAACTGTTAAAACTCGTTTAGGCTGGGATCATGATTCTATTAGAATTATAGAAGTAGCAGAACGATTACAAGATGTGGGCTGTAAAGCCATTGCTATTCATGGAAGAACAAGAGCACAAATGTATAAAGGAAATGCTGATTGGAAACCTATTGCCGAAGTAAAAAATAACCAAAGAATGCATATTCCAGTTTTCGGAAATGGTGATATTACAACGCCAGAAAAAGCCATGGAAATGCGTGATATTTATGGATTAGATGGTGCTATGATTGGAAGAGCTTCTATTGGTTATCCTTGGTTTTTTAATGAAGTAAAACACTTTTTTGAAACGGGTGAATATTTACCAAAACCAACTATTGCACAACGAACAGAAATGGCTAGAAGACATTTACAAATGTCAATAGATTGGAAAGGAGAGCGTTTAGGTGTGGTAGAAACTAGAAGACATTACACTAATTATTTTAAAGGAATTCCTCATTTTAAGGAACATCGTTTAAAAATGGTTACTTCAGATGATCCAAAAGATGTTTTTGCTGCTTTTAATGAAGTGGAAGAAAAATTTGGGAACACTATTATTCCTCAAATATAA
- a CDS encoding DUF5777 family beta-barrel protein produces the protein MIKKYLLLTAAFLCTSLLFSQDDLLGELDNEATDSSYELPAFKAMKIGNLQSTKIADQGDLYLIVSHRFGALKEGLDTFFGLDEANTKIQLLYSFWDGIQFSVSRESYNRTFAAAVKYRLARQSAKFPFNIVGYSTMNINTLVDETAFPALQSADRNSFAHQLLISKRFSEKFSFQVAPTYVRENLQNLNVLSEAKHNQFAVGFGGRYKLSKRVSFNAEYVYNTSRVKNNPFSDSYAFGLDIETGGHVFQLLFTNAQSTNEPGFINNAEGDILFGFNVVRVF, from the coding sequence ATGATTAAAAAATACCTACTACTAACCGCTGCATTTTTATGCACATCACTATTATTTTCTCAAGACGATTTATTAGGTGAATTAGATAACGAAGCAACAGATTCTTCATACGAATTACCTGCCTTTAAAGCCATGAAGATTGGTAATTTACAATCCACTAAAATTGCTGATCAAGGTGATTTATATTTAATTGTTTCACATAGATTTGGTGCTTTAAAAGAAGGACTAGATACGTTCTTCGGACTAGATGAAGCCAATACTAAAATTCAATTATTATATAGTTTTTGGGATGGAATTCAATTTTCTGTAAGTAGAGAATCATACAACAGAACCTTTGCTGCCGCTGTTAAATATAGATTAGCTAGACAATCTGCAAAGTTTCCATTTAATATTGTTGGCTATTCAACAATGAACATCAATACTTTAGTGGATGAAACGGCTTTTCCAGCATTACAAAGTGCAGACAGAAATAGTTTTGCACATCAATTATTAATATCGAAACGTTTTTCTGAAAAATTTTCTTTTCAAGTTGCACCAACATATGTAAGAGAAAACCTTCAAAATCTTAATGTGCTTTCAGAAGCAAAACACAATCAATTTGCTGTTGGTTTTGGAGGGCGATATAAGTTGAGTAAACGTGTGAGTTTTAATGCAGAATATGTATATAATACCTCTAGAGTTAAAAATAATCCATTTAGCGATTCTTATGCATTTGGTTTAGATATTGAAACTGGCGGACATGTATTTCAGTTATTATTTACAAATGCACAATCTACTAATGAGCCTGGATTTATTAATAATGCCGAAGGTGACATTTTATTCGGATTTAATGTTGTGAGAGTTTTTTAA
- a CDS encoding YceI family protein yields MKKILFSLLFLVSMSVSAQKFFTKTGTTQFKASVEAFEAVEATNKSTSVVLKTDTGEIAALLFMKAFRFRVALMQEHFNENYMDSNKHPKATFRGKIVDYDIDNINNNKKIKGTLTIRGVKKEIEADATFSKSGDKILLKANFSVKPQDFEIDIPSVVRKKIAKSININLDYELVEKK; encoded by the coding sequence ATGAAAAAAATACTATTCTCTTTACTTTTCTTAGTAAGCATGAGCGTAAGTGCTCAAAAATTCTTTACTAAAACTGGAACAACACAATTTAAAGCTTCAGTAGAAGCTTTTGAAGCTGTAGAGGCAACTAATAAAAGTACTTCTGTAGTTTTAAAAACCGATACAGGCGAAATTGCAGCTCTTTTATTTATGAAAGCTTTTCGTTTTAGAGTCGCATTAATGCAAGAGCATTTTAATGAAAATTATATGGATTCTAATAAACATCCAAAAGCAACTTTTAGAGGAAAAATTGTTGATTATGATATTGACAATATTAATAACAACAAAAAAATTAAAGGAACACTTACTATTAGAGGTGTAAAAAAAGAAATTGAAGCCGATGCTACTTTTTCTAAATCTGGAGATAAAATTTTATTGAAAGCTAATTTCTCAGTAAAACCTCAAGATTTTGAGATTGATATACCGAGTGTGGTTCGTAAAAAAATTGCAAAAAGCATTAACATAAACTTAGATTATGAGCTTGTCGAAAAAAAATAA